From the Hevea brasiliensis isolate MT/VB/25A 57/8 chromosome 15, ASM3005281v1, whole genome shotgun sequence genome, one window contains:
- the LOC110661868 gene encoding uncharacterized protein LOC110661868 translates to MAGINLGMHACNKQVDVVKTKKLGRPPNKIEVFRATHTKKGTDGVFIDGKSQRVDEDYASAIAEKYDSNSESPPIFDMDKWIEVSGGFNKGKVYGFGSSTKSQTYGSSTSQSCTSAYPGSSS, encoded by the exons ATGGCTGGCATTAATTTGGGTATGCATGCATGCAATAAGCAAGTTGATGTTGTGAAG aCAAAGAAGTTAGGTCGGCCACCAAATAAGATTGAAGTATTTCGAGCAACTCACACCAAAAAGGGTACTGATGGTGTATTCATTGATGGCAAATCACAACGGGTCGAT GAAGATTATGCAAGTGCAATTGCAGAGAAATATGATTCTAATTCTGAATCCCCGCCAATATTTGATATGGATAAGTGGATAGAAGTATCTGGAGGCTTTAATAAAGGAAAGGTGTATGGTTTTGGGTCTTCTACAAAATCTCAAACATATGGATCATCTACCTCTCAATCATGCACATCTGCTTATCCCGGATCATCTTCTTAG